A single region of the Drosophila miranda strain MSH22 chromosome 2, D.miranda_PacBio2.1, whole genome shotgun sequence genome encodes:
- the LOC108155868 gene encoding SRA stem-loop-interacting RNA-binding protein, mitochondrial: MSSGFARSSYKLFVGNLPWTISSKELKTYFSRYGHVANAEVVFDKQQGLSKYYGFVVFSQRDAYNSASNQNTHFLEGRVLNVQRANESQ; encoded by the coding sequence ATGTCCAGCGGATTTGCACGAAGCTCGTACAAGTTGTTTGTGGGCAACCTGCCGTGGACTATCAGCAGCAAGGAGTTGAAAACTTACTTCTCCCGCTACGGACACGTGGCCAATGCAGAAGTGGTCTTCGACAAGCAGCAGGGTCTGTCAAAGTATTACGGATTCGTGGTATTTAGCCAGCGCGATGCTTACAACAGCGCCAGCAATCAGAACACCCACTTCCTAGAGGGCAGAGTACTCAATGTGCAGCGCGCAAACGAAAGCCAATAA
- the LOC108155865 gene encoding dual specificity mitogen-activated protein kinase kinase 4, whose translation MAERPKNLFATGPSRSRNPPDQLSLNNLSIRHPPSSTSSTSSGSTSSGSSSSSQHNNVALRFSAQPPIVTSSGAGGGGGPAPASISSSSSSTATDRHRERIRQQACGKLQFGEGAANTHQFTSDDLEDEGEIGRGAFGAVNKMIFKKLDKVMAVKRIRSTVDEKEQKQLLMDLEVVMKSNECIYIVQFYGALFKEGDCWICMELMDTSLDKFYKYIFEKQHRHLPESILAKITVATVNALNYLKEELKIIHRDVKPSNILLHRRGDIKLCDFGISGQLVDSIAKTKDAGCRPYMAPERIDPERAKGYDVRSDVWSLGITLMEVATGNFPYRKWDSVFEQLCQVVQGEPPRLMTSYNGMEFSKEFVEFVNTCLIKKESDRPKYSRLLEMPFIRRGETSHTDVAVYVADILESMENDGITQFTANQQAES comes from the exons ATGGCCGAGCGACCGAAAAATTTGTTTGCAA CTGGACCCAGTCGTTCGCGCAACCCTCCCGATCAGCTCAGTCTGAACAACCTAAGCATTCGCCATCCGCCCTCGTCAACCTCGTCGACTTCGTCCGGGTCTACATCTTCGGGCTCCAGCTCCTCATCTCAACATAACAATGTGGCGCTGCGCTTTAGTGCCCAGCCCCCAATAGTCACCAGCAGTGGCGCCGGTGGTGGAGGTGGGCCTGCGCCGGCTTCAatcagcagtagcagcagcagcactgctACAGACCGCCATCGGGAGCGTATACGCCAGCAGGCCTGTGGCAAGCTTCAGTTTGGCGAGGGTGCTGCGAACACACATCAGTTTACGTCAGATGATCTCGAGGACGAGGGTGAGATAGGGCGCGGAGCCTTTGGTGCAGTCAATAAGATGATATTCAAGAAGTTGGATAAGGTTATGGCAGTAAAGCGCATCCGCTCTACCGTCGACGAAAAGGAACAAAAGCAGCTGCTTATGGATCTCGAAGTGGTAATGAAGTCCAATGAATGCATCTACATTGTTCAGTTCTATGGAGCGCTCTTCAAAGAGGGCGATTGCTGGATATGCATGGAACTGATGGATACGTCGTTGGACAAATTCTACAAGTACATATTCGAGAAACAGCATCGTCACTTACCAGAGTCTATCCTCGCCAAAATCACAGTTGCCACGGTGAATGCGTTGAACTATTTGAAGGAGGAGCTGAAGATAATACATCGGGATGTAAAACCCAGCAACATTCTACTGCATCGCCGAGGCGACATCAAGCTGTGTGATTTTGGGATTTCAGGCCAATTAGTTGACTCTATAGCGAAGACCAAGGATGCGGGCTGCAGGCCCTACATGGCG CCGGAGCGCATCGATCCAGAACGTGCCAAGGGCTACGATGTGCGAAGCGATGTGTGGTCCTTGGGAATCACTTTGATGGAGGTGGCGACAGGTAATTTCCCATATCGGAAATGGGACTCGGTGTTTGAGCAGCTGTGCCAG GTTGTTCAAGGCGAACCGCCCAGACTAATGACCTCTTATAATGGCATGGAGTTCTCCAAAGAGTTTGTAGAATTTGTCAACACTTG CCTGATTAAAAAGGAGAGCGACAGGCCCAAGTATAGCCGACTACTGGAGATGCCCTTCATACGTCGTGGCGAAACGAGCCACACCGATGTGGCAGTTTACGTGGCAGACATCCTCGAGTCCATGGAAAACGATGGCATCACGCAGTTCACGGCCAACCAGCAGGCGGAGAGTTAA
- the LOC108157823 gene encoding probable cytochrome P450 313b1, protein MLLGTCIILAIWLLLVWTYFLWTRRRYYKAAWQLRGPIGWPLIGMGLQMMNTETFLQYMDKLSHKFKAPFVSWMGTSCFLYVNDPQTVEQVFNSNHCTNKGDFYRFLSSAIGDGLFTSSAPRWHKHRRLINPAFGRQILCNYLPIFNAEAEVLLLKLDLEGVQHGKELEIYQILKKIVLEAACQTTMGRKMNFQRDGSAAIFEAYNGLTEVCVKRMLSPWLYPELIYRRSRLFVQQTKVVGVLRGFVEQLLSPIVSVVDLDTSKEPLQQESKNKSKSIFIEQVREHVERGQLSWQDVRDEANVTIAATFETTSTALYFTILCLAMHPTYQEKLHKELVAELPPNGNISLDQLERLSYTEMVINEAMRLFAPVPMVLRSAAQDFPLRRDDGDFLIPRGTQIGIDIYNMQRDERVWGPLARTYNPDAHFGPEAPSRHAFAFVPFTKGLRMCIGYRYAQMLMKLLLAKIFRSYRIITEARLDQLLVKGNISLKLSNYPLCRVKRR, encoded by the exons ATGCTGCTCGGCACCTGCATCATTCTAGCCATCTGGTTGCTTCTGGTTTGGACGTACTTTTTGTGGACCCGACGACGGTACTACAAGGCCGCCTGGCAGCTAAGGGGACCTATCGGCTGGCCTTTAATCGGCATGGGGCTGCAAATGATGAATACCGAGA CCTTTCTGCAGTACATGGATAAACTGTCGCACAAGTTCAAAGCACCCTTCGTCTCCTGGATGGGAACTAGTTGCTTTCTCTACGTCAACGACCCACAAACAGTGGAGCAAGTCTTTAACTCGAACCACTGCACCAACAAGGGAGACTTCTACCGCTTCCTGAGCTCGGCGATAGGCGATGGACTGTTCACATCTAGCGCTCCTCGCTGGCACAAGCATCGTCGACTCATCAACCCTGCGTTTGGACGTCAGATCCTCTGCAACTATTTGCCCATTTTTAATGCCGAGGCGGAGGTTCTGCTGCTGAAGTTGGATCTGGAGGGTGTACAGCATGGGAAGGAATTGGAGATATATCAGATCTTGAAGAAGATTGTACTGGAAGCGGCATGTC AGACAACCATGGGCAGGAAAATGAATTTCCAGCGTGACGGTTCTGCGGCAATATTCGAGGCTTACAATGG ATTGACGGAGGTGTGTGTCAAGCGAATGCTGTCGCCCTGGCTCTATCCGGAACTCATTTATCGACGCTCGCGACTCTTTGTCCAACAGACGAAGGTTGTCGGCGTTCTCCGTGGGTTTGTGGAGCAG CTGCTGTCCCCGATTGTCTCGGTTGTGGATCTCGACACCTCCAAGGAGCCATTGCAACAGGAGTCGAAGAATAAATCGAAGTCAATTTTTATTGAACAGGTGAGGGAGCATGTGGAGCGTGGACAACTAAGTTGGCAGGATGTCAGAGATGAGGCCAATGTCACCATTGCAGCG ACCTTTGAGACCACATCAACGGCTCTCTACTTCACCATACTCTGCCTGGCCATGCATCCGACCTACCAGGAGAAGCTACATAAGGAGCTAGTGGCGGAACTTCCGCCTAACGGAAACATTTCCTTGGATCAGTTGGAGCGCCTCTCCTACACAGAAATGGTAATCAACGAGGCCATGCGGCTTTTTGCACCCGTTCCCATGGTCCTTCGCTCCGCAGCTCAGGATTTCCCTCTCCGGCGCGATGACGGCGATTTTCTAATCCCACGCGGCACCCAGATCGGGATCGACATCTACAATATGCAGCGGGACGAACGGGTGTGGGGACCACTGGCCCGCACCTACAATCCGGACGCACATTTCGGACCCGAGGCACCTTCCCGTCATGCCTTTGCTTTTGTGCCATTTACCAAGGGTCTGCGCATGTGCATCGGTTACCGGTATGCTCAGATGCTGATgaagctgctgctggccaagaTATTTCGGAGCTATCGCATCATCACAGAGGCCCGGCTGGACCAGCTCCTGGTCAAGGGAAATATATCGCTCAAATTGAGCAATTATCCCCTGTGCCGGGTGAAGCGAAGGTAA